The genomic region TATTAGGTCTAGAGGCTGGCGCTGATGATTACATGGTAAAACCTTTTAAACCACAAGAGCTAGTAGCACGAATTAACACAAGATTACGGCGAAGTACCAAAGTCGGTTCACTTTCAATCTTTGATTTAGTTATTGATCAACTAGAGCATAAAGTTTTAAAAGATGGAAAAGAAATTGCTTTAACTCGTTTGGAGTTTGATTTATTAGCTACTTTGGCTAAAGAGCCAGGCAGAGTCTTTACTAGAGAAGCTCTTCTAAGTGAGGTATGGGGCTATCAACATGCAGCTGATACTCGGTTAGTCAATGTGCATGTACAAAGATTACGTTCAAAAATTGAGTCAGATGCAGATAATCCAGAATATGTCTTAACTGTAAGAGGAGTTGGATATAAAGCTGGAGCAGCAAAGGCTTAGTTATGCTGGATGTTAAGTCAAAGTTTAAACATTCATTAAGTTTTAAGGTATTGGTAACAAGCACTTTGCTGGCTATTCTAATAATTTCAACAGTTGGTTTTGTGATTCATAATCGAATTTCATCAATAATAATAAATGAAAAAATATCAATATCTAAAATTGAAACTAAGAATGCGCTACAGCTAGCACAAACAAGATTCAATAGTGCTAATTTAAAAAGTGATGAAAGTTTGAGTAAAGCAATTCAGCAAT from Candidatus Nanopelagicus abundans harbors:
- the mtrA gene encoding MtrAB system response regulator MtrA, giving the protein MPLVMVVDDDQDLAEMLSIVLTGAGMEVDLVNRGDQVMDLFNSHTPDLVLLDVMLPGIDGVEVCKIIRESSMVPIVMLTAKGDTQDVVLGLEAGADDYMVKPFKPQELVARINTRLRRSTKVGSLSIFDLVIDQLEHKVLKDGKEIALTRLEFDLLATLAKEPGRVFTREALLSEVWGYQHAADTRLVNVHVQRLRSKIESDADNPEYVLTVRGVGYKAGAAKA